A portion of the Gigantopelta aegis isolate Gae_Host chromosome 10, Gae_host_genome, whole genome shotgun sequence genome contains these proteins:
- the LOC121383031 gene encoding sperm flagellar protein 1-like: MDSSNPKKANKDSNMDEISEFDESELEDLYSWIDGIPLSRPKRNIGRDFSDGVLVAECVKHFLPKWVEIHNYPPANSTEQKMQNWYLLNRKVFTKLNFQLSDDVIRSVCKCSPGVIEKILMHLRIKISRKMWDTQKNPPPGKAGRTSQMVSDKPEADQNINMHAAGPISPGRSHKLPEVPTHAGPYKGTKSKAFPDADMVPKVLLEDKEQELLAKEETIQILNAKIRRLEHLLHLKDIRIDDLQKRVEFQRPTGKKI, encoded by the exons ATGGACTCTTCAAATCCTAAAAAAGCTAATAAAGACTCGAACATGGATGAAATTTCGGAATTCGATGAATCGGAACTTGAAGATCTTTATTCTTGGATAGATGGCATTCCATTATCTCGCCCAAAACGAAATATTGGAAGGGATTTTTCTGATGGAG TGCTAGTAGCAGAGTGtgtaaagcatttccttccaaAATGGGTGGAAATACACAACTACCCACCAGCAAATTCCACAGAACAGAAAATGCAAAACTGGTATTTATTAAACAG AAAGGTATTCACCAAACTAAACTTCCAGTTGTCCGACGATGTGATTCGCTCCGTGTGTAAGTGTTCACCTGGAGTTATTGAAAAGATTCTGATGCACCTCCGGATCAAGATCTCTCGGAAGATGTGGGACACACAGAAGAATCCGCCACCAGGGAAAGCGGGGCGGACCTCACAGATGGTCAGCGACAAACCGGAGGCAGATCAGAACATTAACATGCATGCTGCTG GTCCCATATCTCCAGGTCGATCACACAAGCTGCCAGAAGTTCCCACACATGCTGGTCCATATAAAGG GACAAAGTCAAAAGCCTTCCCGGATGCTGACATGGTACCTAAAGTTCTTCTGGAAGACAAAGAACAAGAGCTTTTGGCAAAAGAAGAAACAATACAG atTTTAAATGCGAAAATCCGAAGGTTGGAACATCTTCTCCATTTGAAAGATATTCGAATAGATGACCTACAGAAGAGGGTGGAATTCCAGAGACCAACAGGGAAGAAAATATGA